In Actinacidiphila yeochonensis CN732, a genomic segment contains:
- a CDS encoding mycothiol transferase encodes MPDTAARTPGVESGTSLTGLLRHLAAVELNWFVWSYEGTGTEPLDDAVAAGPADTVAEAVAAYRAAVRRADAVVDACDDLARPGARSLRETAPPSMRWVLVHMIEETARHAGHADILRELYDGAVGR; translated from the coding sequence ATGCCGGACACCGCCGCCCGCACCCCCGGCGTGGAGTCCGGCACCAGCCTGACCGGCCTGCTGCGCCACCTCGCCGCCGTCGAGCTGAACTGGTTCGTGTGGTCCTACGAGGGCACCGGTACCGAGCCCCTGGACGACGCCGTGGCCGCCGGCCCCGCCGACACCGTGGCCGAGGCCGTCGCCGCGTACCGGGCCGCGGTGCGCCGCGCCGACGCGGTCGTCGACGCCTGCGACGACCTCGCTCGGCCGGGGGCCCGCTCACTGCGCGAGACCGCCCCGCCGTCCATGCGCTGGGTACTCGTCCACATGATCGAGGAGACCGCACGGCACGCCGGCCACGCCGACATCCTGCGCGAGCTGTACGACGGCGCCGTCGGACGCTGA